The nucleotide window AGCCAGAGAAGAAATAGAATAATTCCCCGGTTGTTTACTTCCTATAATAGTAACTTTAATCGTTCTAATACGGCTTAAACTCACCCCTACCTGTGATTGTCCTGAACGAACAGTGCTGTACACTCTTGAAATTGCACCTTTAATTTTTTGGGTAGCGGCTTCAATCGTCATTCCCGAAACCGAAATCTGTCCAACATATTGAATATTGACTTTTCCCTCAACAGATACAGGAACATTATCACTGAACTCCTGAACTCCATTAACACTAATCTGCAACTCATCACCAGGACCTAAAACATAGTTCACAGGTGTAGCCAAATTCAAATTCGGTTGAAAATTCAAAGTAGGATTATCAAACAACTCCGAACCAAAAACAAGGGAATTCAAACTGTCTTTGACTTTCTTGTTTACTATTTTCTCTTGTTTACGCAAAGCATCGTCATCACTTTCCTCTTCATCTTCAGACTTCAAATCATTGGATTTCTTTTTGGCTACACTTTTGTTAGCTGTCGGTTTAGTTCCTTCCGGAAGAGCAAGGCGTTTTTTCAATTTAGCGAATTCAGAGGCACTCATTCCTTTGGATAGCGCCATAGCTTCTGCTTGATCAATCGTGACATTATTATTTTGTAGCTGTGTTTTTATTTTGGCAATATCTCCGTCTGATAAATAATCAACTCTTACCGTACTAAGATCATTTCCTTTTAAAATATCTTGGGCAACAATCGAATTGCTAAGAAAAAGAGCCATAAAAATAGCAATTACCGTAATTAGTTTTTTCATAGTTTTATTAAACCTAATATAATATATTTTAACTTATTCTATTTTTTTAGAGAGAATTAAAGTGAGTCAGTAGACAAACAAAGTTCCTACTTGTATTATTCACCTTCACCCTTCACCCCTTTTTGATAACCACTTGACACGGCTTCGCCGCTGTGAGTCCCATACAGGTCCACCTTTCTTATTTTTTTGCAAAACTACGTTAAAAAAAGAGTAATTTCTCTTTTCTTTTGACGTTTTTTAAAGATTTAATCTTATTAATAAAAACAAAAAAATAAAGCCAATAAATAACTAAAACCGAAATAATTAACAGCAAAAATTCTTTATTCTTTATTCTTTATTCTTTATTCTTTATTCTTTATTCTTTATTCTTTATTCTTTATTCTTTATTCTTTATTCTTTATTCTTTATTCTTTATTCTTTATTTTACAATCTCAATTCTTAAATCTTAATTTTCTTTTCAACTTTAAGAACACAACCCAAAGACTCAAGCACAAGAATATAGTGATTGTGTTTTACCTCCTGTACTACGGCTGATTGTGCAACAAATGGCCCAGATTCTAAAACTATCTTGTCTCCTTTTTGCCATTTATCAACCATTATTTCAAAAGTATCTGGTATATCCAACCAATTTTGAATAGCCTGAATCTCTTTTTCCTTTACTATAGCAGGCTTTCCTAACCAAAACAAGTACCGAATCGCTCCAGGTATCGAAAAAACAACATTCCTTT belongs to Flavobacterium gilvum and includes:
- a CDS encoding UpxY family transcription antiterminator is translated as MNWYVVYTKPKWEKKVAERLNEAGIIAYCPLITKVHQWSDRKKKVEVPLFNSYIFVQVEEKERNVVFSIPGAIRYLFWLGKPAIVKEKEIQAIQNWLDIPDTFEIMVDKWQKGDKIVLESGPFVAQSAVVQEVKHNHYILVLESLGCVLKVEKKIKI